In Selenomonas sp. TAMA-11512, a genomic segment contains:
- a CDS encoding sulfatase-like hydrolase/transferase — MRKGIVRSDRVIEAEILYRRLNAWTDGACEDEADTLLARFAEVTDDTAALYHFLAYHSFKQNNMTDALALLKEAYKGRKVSDRIWRLFERLYRALGDDVNASFWAGLLTGFSSRWKPSSQIVTEAGMPMYILGCSHGDELPVVLQPNGDAFSFRALVGESLRTLEKTDAPYWAGVYNRYRTYGQTAKELLQTERHAISDYRGVYFDLCRHVAEAKEIELRADKDMIVPIAVADTKGAQAINVEITDGTTSGDLILGRMEWKYIRVDAKESLRLRCASPMAVGRSVPLRHSPKRKKLILNLMLDGVSWKIMQETNYRHVPHVKRFFSKGIIFDEAYCVAEYTYPSFPTVETGLYPHRSQVVIEHRPVYADESEPLSVKARDAGYYTVTTMCNLDGVGTGTLRGMERIIGTSLDSQSACMAVARTIEQIEAFSETDQYIFAHIEDAHSKANIAMPMTPAAETNLSWEENLYAGDAVIVSMPKIPLYVRDNLLEIEQLDRHLGILFDYIEEHYEEDEYIVHAYSDHGMSVHRKTDWFFDDGQAKVAMMMRGAGIPNIGHTDELVSLMDMYAVISKGLDAPIGDADANLPAAFGGKEREYVVSNSIFPGQTYKLGIRTKDYEYRLETADFTRPDGTLNMSDFTEHAYDRATGEECFDPAVLDYFLGLALEHTKTFAHDTD, encoded by the coding sequence ATGCGAAAGGGCATCGTTCGAAGTGATCGGGTGATCGAGGCGGAAATCCTCTATCGTCGACTCAATGCCTGGACAGACGGCGCGTGTGAGGATGAGGCGGATACGCTCCTTGCACGCTTTGCGGAGGTGACGGACGATACGGCGGCGCTGTATCATTTTTTGGCATACCATTCCTTCAAACAGAACAACATGACGGATGCCTTGGCTCTTTTGAAAGAGGCGTATAAGGGGCGCAAGGTATCGGACCGCATCTGGAGACTCTTTGAGCGCCTTTACAGAGCGCTTGGAGACGATGTGAACGCATCGTTTTGGGCAGGGCTTCTCACCGGATTTTCGTCCCGATGGAAACCGTCGTCGCAGATTGTGACAGAGGCGGGAATGCCCATGTACATATTGGGCTGCTCGCATGGTGATGAGCTGCCCGTTGTGCTGCAGCCGAACGGAGATGCGTTCTCCTTCCGAGCGCTTGTGGGGGAGTCGCTGCGCACACTCGAGAAAACCGACGCTCCGTATTGGGCGGGGGTGTACAATCGCTACCGAACATACGGACAGACGGCGAAAGAGCTGCTGCAGACAGAGAGGCACGCAATCTCCGACTATCGAGGCGTGTACTTTGATCTCTGCCGTCACGTGGCGGAAGCGAAGGAAATAGAACTGCGCGCGGACAAGGATATGATTGTTCCCATCGCTGTGGCGGATACGAAGGGTGCGCAGGCGATCAACGTGGAGATAACGGACGGCACGACATCCGGTGACCTCATCCTCGGCCGTATGGAGTGGAAATACATCCGTGTGGATGCCAAGGAGTCTCTGAGGCTCCGCTGCGCGTCACCCATGGCCGTGGGAAGATCCGTTCCCCTGCGGCACAGCCCGAAGCGAAAGAAATTGATCCTCAATCTTATGCTTGACGGAGTGTCGTGGAAGATCATGCAGGAGACGAACTATCGTCATGTGCCGCATGTCAAGCGATTTTTCAGCAAGGGAATCATCTTTGATGAGGCCTATTGCGTCGCCGAGTACACGTATCCGTCATTTCCGACCGTCGAGACGGGACTGTATCCGCATCGGTCGCAGGTTGTAATCGAGCATCGGCCGGTTTACGCCGATGAGTCGGAGCCTCTGTCGGTTAAGGCGCGCGATGCAGGCTACTATACGGTGACGACGATGTGCAATCTGGACGGCGTGGGGACGGGGACGCTGCGCGGCATGGAGCGCATCATCGGAACAAGTCTGGACAGCCAGAGTGCGTGCATGGCCGTGGCACGAACGATTGAACAGATCGAAGCCTTTTCGGAGACGGATCAATACATCTTTGCGCATATCGAAGATGCGCATTCCAAGGCGAACATTGCCATGCCGATGACGCCGGCGGCGGAGACAAACCTCTCATGGGAGGAGAATCTGTATGCGGGCGATGCGGTCATCGTATCCATGCCGAAAATACCGCTGTATGTGCGCGATAATCTCCTGGAAATCGAGCAGCTCGACCGCCATCTCGGCATATTGTTTGACTATATCGAAGAACACTATGAAGAGGATGAGTACATCGTCCATGCGTACAGTGACCATGGAATGAGCGTCCACCGCAAGACAGACTGGTTCTTTGATGACGGACAGGCAAAGGTTGCCATGATGATGCGCGGCGCCGGCATTCCGAACATCGGTCATACAGATGAGCTCGTGTCGCTGATGGATATGTATGCCGTCATCTCGAAGGGTCTTGATGCGCCGATTGGAGATGCGGATGCAAATCTGCCTGCCGCCTTCGGGGGAAAAGAGAGGGAATATGTCGTCTCCAATTCCATATTCCCGGGACAGACGTATAAGCTCGGCATCCGCACGAAGGATTATGAGTATCGCTTGGAGACCGCGGATTTTACGAGACCGGACGGCACGCTCAACATGTCGGATTTCACAGAGCACGCATACGACCGTGCCACGGGCGAAGAATGCTTTGATCCGGCCGTGCTGGATTACTTCCTCGGACTGGCATTGGAGCATACGAAGACGTTTGCGCATGATACGGACTAG
- a CDS encoding CDC27 family protein — MGKASRRKEKNLKKKEEKDIKKQGRGERAVLAELMEEGRYIEGLDAVVRILKADGGDADVYYRAAYCYYMEEDYDRASQWVNQTLGKEPGHVKAKVLLARICWFKHRTADGLAILNLLVDKSRTSLDEEDMEFVRDFMEDAADDEDISMDAYPALLALRQDDDSLQDKETAAAPKTKDEAPLSNALTALEALKARIRNSAQKEESAPEKKPESKAVDEQKVEVKKAEKSVPAEAHAEKSPEEISDEILKQHVSVTEKMRLLNSFAAGFYARDDYAAAKYLLTTALRIDDQDGTSIRNMAFTVDAMGDTEKALEFAVKLPVADFAVLAALKK, encoded by the coding sequence ATGGGGAAGGCAAGCCGTAGGAAGGAAAAAAACCTGAAAAAGAAGGAAGAAAAAGATATAAAGAAGCAGGGCAGGGGCGAGCGCGCCGTACTCGCCGAGCTGATGGAGGAAGGCCGATACATCGAAGGGCTGGATGCCGTTGTCCGCATACTCAAAGCGGATGGGGGCGATGCGGACGTCTACTACAGGGCGGCGTACTGCTATTACATGGAAGAGGACTATGACCGTGCATCCCAGTGGGTCAATCAGACGCTGGGAAAGGAGCCCGGACACGTCAAGGCAAAGGTGCTCCTGGCGCGCATCTGCTGGTTTAAGCACCGCACGGCGGACGGCCTGGCAATCTTGAATCTCCTGGTGGATAAGTCCCGTACATCCTTGGATGAAGAGGATATGGAGTTTGTCCGGGACTTCATGGAGGATGCCGCGGACGATGAGGACATCTCCATGGATGCGTACCCTGCACTCCTTGCGCTCCGACAGGACGATGACTCGCTGCAGGACAAAGAGACGGCGGCAGCGCCGAAGACAAAGGATGAGGCGCCGCTGTCGAACGCGCTGACGGCGCTGGAGGCGCTCAAGGCAAGAATCCGAAATTCCGCGCAAAAAGAGGAGAGTGCGCCGGAGAAGAAGCCGGAGAGCAAAGCCGTCGATGAACAGAAGGTTGAAGTTAAGAAGGCTGAAAAGAGTGTACCCGCCGAAGCGCATGCGGAAAAGTCACCGGAAGAAATCAGCGATGAGATTCTCAAGCAGCATGTATCCGTCACGGAGAAGATGCGCCTCTTGAATTCCTTTGCAGCCGGTTTCTATGCCAGGGATGACTATGCGGCGGCGAAATACCTCCTGACAACGGCGCTGCGCATCGACGATCAGGACGGCACATCCATCCGCAATATGGCATTTACCGTGGATGCGATGGGAGACACGGAAAAAGCGCTGGAATTTGCGGTCAAGCTTCCCGTGGCGGACTTTGCCGTGCTTGCCGCACTGAAGAAGTGA